A single genomic interval of Musa acuminata AAA Group cultivar baxijiao chromosome BXJ3-4, Cavendish_Baxijiao_AAA, whole genome shotgun sequence harbors:
- the LOC103982595 gene encoding F-box protein PP2-A13 produces the protein MGSWISSIVRPEEEAGGLGDLPESCVAEVLLYLDPLEICRAARLSRAFRGAASADFVWETKLPKNYEYLMGLASGERRPGKETSLCKKEIYARLCRPNPFDGGTKEFWLEKSSGGICLSISSKALLITGIDDRRYWKYLPTDESRFGMVAYLQQVWWFEVNGGIDFCFPAGTYSLFVRLHLGRASKRFGHRICSSEHVHGWDRKPVQFQLSTSNGHRILSQCYLNKPGSWILYHAGDFVVDNCNAPTTLRFSMTQIDCTHTKGGLCVDSVLIYPKGFRQRKVCSTSM, from the exons ATGGGGTCGTGGATTTCGAGCATCGTGCGGCCGGAAGAGGAGGCCGGCGGGCTCGGAGACCTGCCGGAGAGCTGCGTCGCGGAGGTGCTGCTCTACCTCGACCCTCTGGAGATATGCCGTGCGGCGCGTCTCAGCCGCGCATTCCGCGGGGCGGCGTCGGCGGACTTCGTGTGGGAGACGAAGCTGCCGAAGAACTACGAGTATTTGATGGGATTGGCATCGGGCGAGAGGCGCCCGGGGAAGGAGACGAGTCTCTGCAAGAAGGAGATCTATGCGCGTCTTTGCCGGCCGAACCCCTTCGACGGAGGCACCAAG GAATTCTGGCTGGAGAAGAGTAGTGGTGGAATTTGCTTGTCCATTTCCTCAAAGGCATTGCTGATCACAGGAATCGATGACAGGAGATACTGGAAATACCTCCCTACCGATGAATCTAG GTTTGGCATGGTCGCATATCTTCAGCAAGTGTGGTGGTTTGAGGTAAATGGAGGAATCGATTTCTGCTTCCCGGCCGGTACCTACAGCCTATTCGTCCGACTCCACCTGGGTCGAGCTTCCAAGCGTTTTGGTCATCGGATTTGTAGCTCCGAACACGTCCATGGGTGGGACAGGAAACCAGTGCAGTTCCAGCTCTCAACATCGAACGGCCACCGGATTCTGTCCCAGTGCTACTTAAACAAACCGGGGAGTTGGATTCTTTACCATGCAGGAGATTTTGTGGTAGACAATTGCAATGCGCCAACCACATTGAGGTTTTCGATGACACAAATCGATTGCACGCACACGAAAGGTGGCCTTTGCGTCGACTCTGTTTTGATATATCCCAAGGGTTTTAGACAGAGAAAGGTGTGTAGCACCAGCATGTAA
- the LOC135636681 gene encoding uncharacterized protein LOC135636681 isoform X2 — protein MARDFTFQEEEEFFDSRDSVSSVFDSCPGTPLKNSLLPEEQFISWPSCDPRFEVWIKDPVSVRERRDKFMKMFCEDMMNCPPQGSDNPDEEVNVDGKIQADVDGVESCSCSGNKLSVSTWSSEDTSTSCDETSDESLVSRIKNLDDGTVFVVNELGKDGSLKSLREVGSDRTLTLHEFERIFGSSSLIQRLMKREDSASRISEKSVGRMRIGWLKRLGAAACILDRQWEESWTSFPDPCSSKRIRIRWVKVHPYKKRIRGLSAVYKGQDFKAHDGTILTMKFSPDGQYLATGGEDGVVRVWYVMECERDEMDIPGDDPSCMYFTVSHSSKLTPLYVDKDKKTRSRSTMVNSDSVCVIIPPASFRLSEEPLHEFHGHDGHVLDISWSNNKCLLSSSMDKTVRMWQVGSEVCVKVFPHNDYVTCVQFNPINENYFISGSIDGKVRMWKISGCHVVDWAVIREIVTAVCYSPDGKGVVVGTLAGNCRFYNASDNILWLDAQFSLHGKKKSLKRITGFQFCPTNPHKLMVSSADSRVWILDGIDVVLKFKCIRNSGSQVSASFTSDGRHIVSASGDSNVYIWSHANDAVPTSNKVKSTLS, from the exons ATGGCTCGAGATTTCACCTtccaagaagaagaggaattcttCGACTCGAGAGATTCCGTCTCCTCTGTGTTCGATTCATGTCCTGGCACCCCGCTGAAGAACAGTTTGCTCCCTGAAGAGCAATTCATAAGCTGGCCATCGTGTGATCCCCGGTTCGAGGTCTGGATCAAGGATCCTGTCAGCGTGAGGGAACGCCGGGACAAGTTCATGAAAATGTTTTGTGAGGATATGATGAACTGCCCCCCTCAGGGATCAGACAATCCTGATGAAGAGGTAAATGTGGATGGTAAGATCCAAGCAGATGTCGATGGAGTTGAATCCTGCTCTTGTTCAGGGAACAAGCTTTCGGTTTCCACCTGGTCCAGTGAGGACACAAGTACCTCATGTGATGAAACATCCGATGAGAGCCTTGTAAGCAGAATCAAGAATTTGGATGATGGCACAGTCTTTGTAGTGAATGAGTTGGGCAAAGATGGTAGCTTAAAAAGCCTTCGGGAAGTTGGTTCGGATCGGACATTAACGCTCCATGAATTTGAAAGGATTTTTGGTTCGTCATCCTTGATCCAGCGGCTTATGAAGCGAGAAGATAGTGCGTCGAGAATCTCTGAGAAGTCTGTGGGAAGGATGAGGATTGGGTGGCTGAAAAGATTGGGTGCTGCAGCTTGCATTTTGGATAGGCAATGGGAGGAGAGTTGGACCAGTTTTCCTGATCCTTGCAGTAGTAAAAGGATTAGGATCCGATGGGTCAAAGTCCATCCATATAAGAAGCGAATAAGGGGACTATCTGCAGTCTACAAGGGCCAAGATTTTAAAGCCCATGATGGCACAATCTTAACCATGAAATTTAGTCCCGACGGCCAGTATTTAGCTACGGGAGGTGAAGATGGGGTTGTGCGTGTGTGGTACGTGATGGAATGTGAAAGAGATGAAATGGACATTCCAGGAGATGATCCTTCATGCATGTATTTCACAGTGAGTCATAGTTCCAAGTTAACTCCTCTATATGTTGACAAAGATAAAAAAACAAGATCCAGGAGCACAATGGTGAATTCAGATTCAGTGTGTGTCATCATTCCTCCTGCTTCTTTTCGATTGTCTGAGGAACCACTTCATGAGTTCCATGGGCATGATGGGCATGTGCTTGATATTTCATGGTCAAATAATAAG TGCTTACTATCATCGTCCATGGATAAAACTGTTCGGATGTGGCAAGTTGGATCGGAAGTCTGTGTCAAAGTGTTCCCTCACAATGATTATG TGACATGTGTGCAGTTTAATCCTATTAATGAGAATTACTTCATTAGCGGCTCTATAGATGGAAAAGTTCGTATGTGGAAAATTTCAGGATGTCATGTTGTGGATTGGGCTGTTATTAGAGAAATTGTCACTGCAGTTTGCTACTCTCCTGATGGCAAA GGAGTAGTGGTTGGCACCTTAGCAGGAAACTGCCGCTTCTATAATGCATCAG ATAATATTCTATGGTTAGATGCTCAGTTCTCACTACATGGCAAAAAGAAGTCATTGAAGAGGATAACAGGGTTTCAG TTTTGCCCAACCAATCCTCATAAACTGATGGTCTCTTCTGCCGACTCACGAGTTTGGATCCTTGATGGCATTGATGTGGTTTTAAAATTCAAGT GCATTCGGAACTCTGGAAGTCAGGTCTCCGCATCTTTCACTTCGGATGGACGGCACATTGTTTCTGCCAGTGGGGACTCCAATGTCTACATTTGGAGCCATGCCAACGATGCTGTGCCCACTTCTAACAAAGTGAAGAGCACATTGTCTT AA
- the LOC135636682 gene encoding probable S-adenosyl-L-methionine-dependent RNA methyltransferase RSM22, mitochondrial isoform X1, translating to MAASLLPEAAQKVFTPETLRSAAKQSEGIHLVPLSLRRAIKKFLRDRDNSHMNRKVLLLSESFNRIKDANLQLAASAYRDLVDDPFRPVEHLAGRWKIQSAYGDIGLKYREDETVAYVASRMPAVYSACHRVLREVRRRLPDFSPSKVLDFGAGPGSALWAMREVWPRSLERINLVEPSKSMQRAAQSLLQDLKGLPIIHSYDSIQALNRNLDKHDRKHDLVISSYALGEIPSLSDRITIVRQLWDLTRDVLVLLEPGTPHGSKIITQMRSYILWMAKRKCRKNGESSNVASSDEKSIVQPKGLLKNGAFVVAPCPHDGRCPLENTSKYCHFVQRLERTSSQRAYKRSKGEPLRGFEDEKFCFVALRRGKRPQEAWPLDGMEFETLKERLAKRNPEDLIIDFEDQFATEDDAESPFEDALVPYASDIAETNMFHENENEEEEQTHADLGSGWGRIIFTPMRRGRQIQMDICRSTKRDGSVGAFERMVVTQAKNPTLHLQARRSLWGDLWPF from the exons ATGGCTGCGTCTCTGCTCCCCGAGGCCGCGCAGAAGGTCTTCACCCCCGAAACCCTCCGCTCCGCCGCCAAGCAATCCGAGGGTATCCACCTCGTCCCCCTCTCCCTCCGCCGCGCCATCAAGAAGTTCCTCCGAG ACAGGGATAATTCCCATATGAACCGTAAGGTGTTGCTCCTTTCGGAGTCCTTCAACAGGATCAAGGATGCCAACCTCCAGCTTGCCGCCTCCGCCTACCGCGACCTCGTGGACGACCCTTTTAGGCCCGTCGAGCACCTGGCCGGCCGGTGGAAGATACAGTCCGCCTATGGAGACATTGGCCTCAAGTATAGGGAAGACGAGACCGTGGCATATGTGGCCTCCCGCATGCCTGCCGTGTACTCCGCGTGCCACCGGGTCCTCCGTGAG GTCCGCCGGAGGCTGCCGGACTTCTCTCCTTCGAAAGTATTGGATTTTGGTGCCGGACCTGGTTCAGCGCTTTG GGCAATGCGGGAGGTCTGGCCTCGTTCTTTGGAAAGAATAAATTTGGTAGAACCATCCAAATCGATGCAAAGAGCTGCTCAAAGCCTTTTACAAG ATTTGAAAGGATTGCCCATAATTCACAGCTATGATAGCATTCAAGCATTGAACCGTAACCTGGACAAACATGATAGAAAGCATGATCTCGTAATTTCT TCTTATGCTCTTGGGGAGATACCATCACTTAGTGATCGGATCACAATTGTGCGTCAACTATGGGACCTTACACGAGATGTTTTG GTTTTGTTGGAGCCTGGAACTCCACATGGATCAAAAATTATAACACAAATGCGTTCCTATATTTTATGGATGGCAAAGAGG AAATGCCGCAAGAATGGTGAATCATCTAATGTGGCTTCTAGTgatgagaaaagcattgttcaacCTAAGGGCTTACTAAAAAATGGTGCATTTGTGGTTGCCCCT TGTCCCCATGATGGACGCTGTCCTTTGGAGAATACTAGTAAATATTGTCACTTTGTTCAAAGACTTGAGAGAACATCATCACAACGTGCATATAAG CGGTCTAAAGGTGAGCCATTACGTGGTTTTGAGGATGAGAAATTCTGTTTTGTTGCACTGAGACGTGGCAAACGACCACA GGAAGCTTGGCCACTTGATGGAATGGAGTTTGAGACACTGAAAGAGCGACTTGCTAAGAGGAATCCAGAGGATCTTATCATTGACTTTG AGGATCAATTTGCAACAGAAGATGACGCAGAGAGCCCATTTGAAGACGCATTGGTCCCCTATGCCTCTGATATTGCGGAGACTAACATGTTCCATGAAAATGAAAATGAGGAAGAAGAACAAACCCATGCTGATCTTGGGAGTGGTTGGGGTCGGATTATCTTCACACCAATGCGGAGGGGAAGGCAAATTCAGATGGACATATGTAGATCCACCAAACGGGATGGCTCTGTAGGCGCATTCGAGCGAATGGTGGTCACGCAAGCCAAGAATCCAACACTTCATCTCCAGGCTCGCCGATCTCTTTGGGGTGATCTTTGGCCGTTTTAG
- the LOC135636682 gene encoding uncharacterized protein LOC135636682 isoform X2 → MNRKVLLLSESFNRIKDANLQLAASAYRDLVDDPFRPVEHLAGRWKIQSAYGDIGLKYREDETVAYVASRMPAVYSACHRVLREVRRRLPDFSPSKVLDFGAGPGSALWAMREVWPRSLERINLVEPSKSMQRAAQSLLQDLKGLPIIHSYDSIQALNRNLDKHDRKHDLVISSYALGEIPSLSDRITIVRQLWDLTRDVLVLLEPGTPHGSKIITQMRSYILWMAKRKCRKNGESSNVASSDEKSIVQPKGLLKNGAFVVAPCPHDGRCPLENTSKYCHFVQRLERTSSQRAYKRSKGEPLRGFEDEKFCFVALRRGKRPQEAWPLDGMEFETLKERLAKRNPEDLIIDFEDQFATEDDAESPFEDALVPYASDIAETNMFHENENEEEEQTHADLGSGWGRIIFTPMRRGRQIQMDICRSTKRDGSVGAFERMVVTQAKNPTLHLQARRSLWGDLWPF, encoded by the exons ATGAACCGTAAGGTGTTGCTCCTTTCGGAGTCCTTCAACAGGATCAAGGATGCCAACCTCCAGCTTGCCGCCTCCGCCTACCGCGACCTCGTGGACGACCCTTTTAGGCCCGTCGAGCACCTGGCCGGCCGGTGGAAGATACAGTCCGCCTATGGAGACATTGGCCTCAAGTATAGGGAAGACGAGACCGTGGCATATGTGGCCTCCCGCATGCCTGCCGTGTACTCCGCGTGCCACCGGGTCCTCCGTGAG GTCCGCCGGAGGCTGCCGGACTTCTCTCCTTCGAAAGTATTGGATTTTGGTGCCGGACCTGGTTCAGCGCTTTG GGCAATGCGGGAGGTCTGGCCTCGTTCTTTGGAAAGAATAAATTTGGTAGAACCATCCAAATCGATGCAAAGAGCTGCTCAAAGCCTTTTACAAG ATTTGAAAGGATTGCCCATAATTCACAGCTATGATAGCATTCAAGCATTGAACCGTAACCTGGACAAACATGATAGAAAGCATGATCTCGTAATTTCT TCTTATGCTCTTGGGGAGATACCATCACTTAGTGATCGGATCACAATTGTGCGTCAACTATGGGACCTTACACGAGATGTTTTG GTTTTGTTGGAGCCTGGAACTCCACATGGATCAAAAATTATAACACAAATGCGTTCCTATATTTTATGGATGGCAAAGAGG AAATGCCGCAAGAATGGTGAATCATCTAATGTGGCTTCTAGTgatgagaaaagcattgttcaacCTAAGGGCTTACTAAAAAATGGTGCATTTGTGGTTGCCCCT TGTCCCCATGATGGACGCTGTCCTTTGGAGAATACTAGTAAATATTGTCACTTTGTTCAAAGACTTGAGAGAACATCATCACAACGTGCATATAAG CGGTCTAAAGGTGAGCCATTACGTGGTTTTGAGGATGAGAAATTCTGTTTTGTTGCACTGAGACGTGGCAAACGACCACA GGAAGCTTGGCCACTTGATGGAATGGAGTTTGAGACACTGAAAGAGCGACTTGCTAAGAGGAATCCAGAGGATCTTATCATTGACTTTG AGGATCAATTTGCAACAGAAGATGACGCAGAGAGCCCATTTGAAGACGCATTGGTCCCCTATGCCTCTGATATTGCGGAGACTAACATGTTCCATGAAAATGAAAATGAGGAAGAAGAACAAACCCATGCTGATCTTGGGAGTGGTTGGGGTCGGATTATCTTCACACCAATGCGGAGGGGAAGGCAAATTCAGATGGACATATGTAGATCCACCAAACGGGATGGCTCTGTAGGCGCATTCGAGCGAATGGTGGTCACGCAAGCCAAGAATCCAACACTTCATCTCCAGGCTCGCCGATCTCTTTGGGGTGATCTTTGGCCGTTTTAG
- the LOC135636681 gene encoding uncharacterized protein LOC135636681 isoform X1, translating into MARDFTFQEEEEFFDSRDSVSSVFDSCPGTPLKNSLLPEEQFISWPSCDPRFEVWIKDPVSVRERRDKFMKMFCEDMMNCPPQGSDNPDEEVNVDGKIQADVDGVESCSCSGNKLSVSTWSSEDTSTSCDETSDESLVSRIKNLDDGTVFVVNELGKDGSLKSLREVGSDRTLTLHEFERIFGSSSLIQRLMKREDSASRISEKSVGRMRIGWLKRLGAAACILDRQWEESWTSFPDPCSSKRIRIRWVKVHPYKKRIRGLSAVYKGQDFKAHDGTILTMKFSPDGQYLATGGEDGVVRVWYVMECERDEMDIPGDDPSCMYFTVSHSSKLTPLYVDKDKKTRSRSTMVNSDSVCVIIPPASFRLSEEPLHEFHGHDGHVLDISWSNNKCLLSSSMDKTVRMWQVGSEVCVKVFPHNDYVTCVQFNPINENYFISGSIDGKVRMWKISGCHVVDWAVIREIVTAVCYSPDGKGVVVGTLAGNCRFYNASDNILWLDAQFSLHGKKKSLKRITGFQFCPTNPHKLMVSSADSRVWILDGIDVVLKFKCIRNSGSQVSASFTSDGRHIVSASGDSNVYIWSHANDAVPTSNKVKSTLSCECFFSSNASIAIPWNGLQSGKKVTTSEVLHGQKDVFREKAGVSGNGYGSNCRIEDLFGSNTLYLSPCCFSPSHEFLEYVPKSSATWPEENLPSNFAASTFYKSLKTSSWNTSHAWGLVMVTAGLDGRIRSYQNYGLPQHL; encoded by the exons ATGGCTCGAGATTTCACCTtccaagaagaagaggaattcttCGACTCGAGAGATTCCGTCTCCTCTGTGTTCGATTCATGTCCTGGCACCCCGCTGAAGAACAGTTTGCTCCCTGAAGAGCAATTCATAAGCTGGCCATCGTGTGATCCCCGGTTCGAGGTCTGGATCAAGGATCCTGTCAGCGTGAGGGAACGCCGGGACAAGTTCATGAAAATGTTTTGTGAGGATATGATGAACTGCCCCCCTCAGGGATCAGACAATCCTGATGAAGAGGTAAATGTGGATGGTAAGATCCAAGCAGATGTCGATGGAGTTGAATCCTGCTCTTGTTCAGGGAACAAGCTTTCGGTTTCCACCTGGTCCAGTGAGGACACAAGTACCTCATGTGATGAAACATCCGATGAGAGCCTTGTAAGCAGAATCAAGAATTTGGATGATGGCACAGTCTTTGTAGTGAATGAGTTGGGCAAAGATGGTAGCTTAAAAAGCCTTCGGGAAGTTGGTTCGGATCGGACATTAACGCTCCATGAATTTGAAAGGATTTTTGGTTCGTCATCCTTGATCCAGCGGCTTATGAAGCGAGAAGATAGTGCGTCGAGAATCTCTGAGAAGTCTGTGGGAAGGATGAGGATTGGGTGGCTGAAAAGATTGGGTGCTGCAGCTTGCATTTTGGATAGGCAATGGGAGGAGAGTTGGACCAGTTTTCCTGATCCTTGCAGTAGTAAAAGGATTAGGATCCGATGGGTCAAAGTCCATCCATATAAGAAGCGAATAAGGGGACTATCTGCAGTCTACAAGGGCCAAGATTTTAAAGCCCATGATGGCACAATCTTAACCATGAAATTTAGTCCCGACGGCCAGTATTTAGCTACGGGAGGTGAAGATGGGGTTGTGCGTGTGTGGTACGTGATGGAATGTGAAAGAGATGAAATGGACATTCCAGGAGATGATCCTTCATGCATGTATTTCACAGTGAGTCATAGTTCCAAGTTAACTCCTCTATATGTTGACAAAGATAAAAAAACAAGATCCAGGAGCACAATGGTGAATTCAGATTCAGTGTGTGTCATCATTCCTCCTGCTTCTTTTCGATTGTCTGAGGAACCACTTCATGAGTTCCATGGGCATGATGGGCATGTGCTTGATATTTCATGGTCAAATAATAAG TGCTTACTATCATCGTCCATGGATAAAACTGTTCGGATGTGGCAAGTTGGATCGGAAGTCTGTGTCAAAGTGTTCCCTCACAATGATTATG TGACATGTGTGCAGTTTAATCCTATTAATGAGAATTACTTCATTAGCGGCTCTATAGATGGAAAAGTTCGTATGTGGAAAATTTCAGGATGTCATGTTGTGGATTGGGCTGTTATTAGAGAAATTGTCACTGCAGTTTGCTACTCTCCTGATGGCAAA GGAGTAGTGGTTGGCACCTTAGCAGGAAACTGCCGCTTCTATAATGCATCAG ATAATATTCTATGGTTAGATGCTCAGTTCTCACTACATGGCAAAAAGAAGTCATTGAAGAGGATAACAGGGTTTCAG TTTTGCCCAACCAATCCTCATAAACTGATGGTCTCTTCTGCCGACTCACGAGTTTGGATCCTTGATGGCATTGATGTGGTTTTAAAATTCAAGT GCATTCGGAACTCTGGAAGTCAGGTCTCCGCATCTTTCACTTCGGATGGACGGCACATTGTTTCTGCCAGTGGGGACTCCAATGTCTACATTTGGAGCCATGCCAACGATGCTGTGCCCACTTCTAACAAAGTGAAGAGCACATTGTCTTGTGAGTGCTTCTTTTCTAGCAATGCATCTATTGCAATACCCTGGAATGGTTTGCAATCCGGAAAAAAAGTCACTACCTCTGAGGTCCTCCATGGACAGAAGGATGTCTTCAGGGAGAAAGCTGGAGTCTCAGGAAATGGATATGGCTCTAATTGTCGCATAGAAGATTTGTTTGGAAGTAACACATTGTATTTATCACCTTGTTGTTTCTCCCCAAGCCACGAGTTCTTGGAGTATGTGCCAAAGAGCTCGGCAACTTGGCCAGAGGAGAACCTTCCATCGAACTTCGCTGCATCTACCTTCTACAAGTCTCTGAAGACTTCTTCGTGGAACACCTCGCATGCCTGGGGTCTAGTGATGGTAACCGCTGGATTGGATGGAAGAATAAGATCCTACCAGAATTATGGATTGCCGCAACATCTATGA
- the LOC135634551 gene encoding protein HOTHEAD-like, protein MELATQRILFAASVFVLCFHSFCHAEKPPSYTFVKHAADGPTVSYHDYIIVGGGTAGCPLAATLSRSFDVLVLERGGSPYGNSNISNLATFVRNLADLTPTSPTQRFVSEDGVINARARVLGGGTCINAGFYSRASGQEVREMGWDVELVNRSYRWVEEEVASEPQLIQWTSALKEGLLHAGVTPYNGFTYDHLYGTKIGGTTFDRDGHRHTAADLLKYADPNRLTVLLRATAQRILFRDGGRQRPRAYGVVYKDEKGNVHEAYLKDCPGSEVIVSAGALGSPQLLMLSGVGPADHLGSLGIEVVLDQPMVGQGMSDNPMSLIVIPSPQPVEITSVQVVGIAPSGYYVESLTGLNLVAALLGASSGSGAEPSRASSEQGNEEIYPFQGGLIGEKLARPLSRGHLHLKNLHPEDNPAVTFNYFVEPEDVRTCVEGMETIKRVIETKEMSEFRNSNQSVEDLITLSASLIVNNRTRHDDDSTSLEQYCKDLALTIWHYHGGCQVGQVVDHDYRVLGVDALRVIDGSTFTFSPGTNPQATVMMLGRYMGVQIQKQRLDGDVEIM, encoded by the exons ATGGAGTTGGCCACGCAAAGGATCCTTTTTGCCGCAAGTGTCTTCGTCCTGTGCTTTCATAGCTTCTGCCACGCTGAGAAAC CCCCCTCCTACACCTTCGTGAAGCATGCAGCGGACGGTCCGACGGTGTCCTACCATGACTACATCATCGTCGGTGGGGGAACTGCCGGCTGCCCTTTGGCCGCCACCCTTTCGCGCAGCTTCGACGTGCTGGTGCTGGAACGAGGAGGATCTCCCTACGGCAACAGCAACATATCCAACCTGGCGACCTTTGTCCGCAACCTGGCCGACCTCACTCCAACCTCCCCCACCCAACGCTTCGTCTCCGAGGACGGGGTCATCAACGCGCGAGCCCGCGTCCTCGGCGGCGGGACCTGCATCAACGCCGGGTTCTACTCCCGCGCCAGCGGCCAGGAGGTGAGAGAGATGGGCTGGGACGTGGAGTTGGTGAACCGGTCCTACCGAtgggtggaggaggaggtggcctCCGAGCCCCAGCTGATTCAGTGGACTTCCGCGCTGAAGGAGGGGCTTCTCCATGCCGGAGTGACACCGTACAACGGGTTTACGTACGATCACTTGTACGGAACCAAGATCGGAGGGACGACGTTCGATCGAGATGGTCATCGGCACACCGCCGCCGACCTGCTCAAGTACGCCGACCCCAACAGGCTGACCGTGCTCTTGCGCGCCACGGCGCAGAGGATTTTATTCAGGGACGGAG GAAGACAGAGACCACGGGCGTACGGTGTCGTGTACAAGGACGAGAAGGGCAACGTGCACGAGGCCTACCTGAAAGACTGCCCCGGCAGCGAGGTTATAGTGTCCGCCGGAGCCCTCGGAAGCCCGCAACTGCTCATGCTGAGCGGCGTCGGCCCGGCTGACCACCTCGGATCCCTGGGCATCGAGGTCGTTCTGGACCAGCCGATGGTCGGCCAAGGCATGTCCGACAACCCGATGTCCCTCATCGTCATCCCTTCGCCGCAGCCGGTGGAGATCACCTCCGTGCAGGTCGTCGGGATTGCTCCGTCGGGCTACTACGTGGAGTCCTTGACCGGCCTCAACTTGGTTGCTGCTCTGCTCGGTGCCTCCTCCGGCAGCGGTGCTGAACCATCACGCGCTTCCTCCGAGCAAGGAAACGAAGAGATCTATCCATTTCAAGGCGGACTGATAGGGGAGAAGCTGGCACGCCCGCTGTCTCGAGGTCACCTCCACCTCAAGAATCTCCATCCAGAAGACAATCCCGCCGTCACCTTCAATTACTTCGTGGAACCCGAGGACGTCCGGACGTGCGTGGAGGGCATGGAGACGATAAAGAGAGTGATCGAGACAAAAGAGATGTCCGAGTTCAGGAACTCCAATCAATCCGTGGAAGATCTCATAACCCTATCTGCAAGCTTGATCGTCAACAACCGAACGAGGCACGACGATGACTCCACCTCCTTGGAGCAGTACTGCAAGGACCTCGCGTTGACCATATGGCATTACCATGGCGGGTGCCAAGTCGGCCAGGTGGTAGACCATGACTACAGGGTTCTCGGCGTCGATGCTCTCCGAGTCATCGACGGCTCCACCTTCACTTTCTCCCCTGGAACCAATCCCCAAGCTACCGTGATGATGCTGGGAAG GTACATGGGAGTTCAGATACAAAAGCAGCGTTTGGATGGAGATGTGGAGATTATGTAA
- the LOC135636684 gene encoding DNA-directed RNA polymerases II, IV and V subunit 6A-like isoform X2: protein MTMSTWECYCSYEDEPPEPEIEEGVEEDQENNEDAPDDVVGPEAEDKEQEKVERPRKTSKYMTKYERARILGTRALQISMNAPVMVELEGETDPLEIAMKELRERKIPFTIRRYLPDGSYEDWGVDELIVEDSWKRQVGGD from the exons ATGACGATGTCGACATGGG AGTGTTATTGCAGTTATGAAGATGAACCACCAGAACCCGAAATTGAG GAAGGAGTTGAGGAGGATCAGGAAAACAATGAAGATGCTCCAGACGATGTTGTGGGGCCAGAGGCTGAAGACAAGGAACAAGAAAAAGTTGAACGGCCTAGAAAAACATCAAAatacatgacaaaatatgaacgtGCTAGAATTCTTGGTACACGAGCTCTGCAAATTAG CATGAATGCTCCTGTGATGGTTGAGCTAGAGGGTGAGACTGATCCTCTGGAG ATTGCAATGAAAGAACTTCGCGAGCGCAAGATACCATTTACCATTCGACGGTATTTGCCAGATGGAAG CTACGAGGACTGGGGAGTCGACGAATTAATAGTGGAGGATTCATGGAAGAGGCAAGTTGGTGGGGACTAA
- the LOC135636684 gene encoding DNA-directed RNA polymerases II, IV and V subunit 6A-like isoform X1, whose translation MADDDYDDVDMGYEDEPPEPEIEEGVEEDQENNEDAPDDVVGPEAEDKEQEKVERPRKTSKYMTKYERARILGTRALQISMNAPVMVELEGETDPLEIAMKELRERKIPFTIRRYLPDGSYEDWGVDELIVEDSWKRQVGGD comes from the exons ATGGCGGACGACGACTATGACGATGTCGACATGGG TTATGAAGATGAACCACCAGAACCCGAAATTGAG GAAGGAGTTGAGGAGGATCAGGAAAACAATGAAGATGCTCCAGACGATGTTGTGGGGCCAGAGGCTGAAGACAAGGAACAAGAAAAAGTTGAACGGCCTAGAAAAACATCAAAatacatgacaaaatatgaacgtGCTAGAATTCTTGGTACACGAGCTCTGCAAATTAG CATGAATGCTCCTGTGATGGTTGAGCTAGAGGGTGAGACTGATCCTCTGGAG ATTGCAATGAAAGAACTTCGCGAGCGCAAGATACCATTTACCATTCGACGGTATTTGCCAGATGGAAG CTACGAGGACTGGGGAGTCGACGAATTAATAGTGGAGGATTCATGGAAGAGGCAAGTTGGTGGGGACTAA